The segment TTGACCTGGCCCCGGATCTTGTCGCCCAGCTCCAGGATGGAAAGCTCCTTGGTCAGCATCGGAATCAGCTTTTCCAGGCGCTCCTTGGGCTCCACCGTCTCCAAAATGGTCTGGCGCTCGGCCACGCTCAGGTTGAGGTTAGAGGCCACCAAGTCGGCCAGCTTGGAGGGGTCCTCCACATTCAGGGCCACGGTCTGCAGTTCGTCCGGCAGGTAGGGCGCCAGGTTGATGATCTTCTGGAACAGGCTGGAGACATTGCGCATCAGGGCCTCGGACTCGATGGTCTTCCTGGCCTTTTCCTTGATGACCTCGACCTTGGCCTTGAAATACGGCTCGGTCTGGGTGAACTTGGCCAGCCTTATCCGGTTCAGCCCCTGGACCAGCAGGCGGATGCTGCCGTCGGGGAAGCGCAGCATCTTGATGATCAGGGCGGCGGTGCCGAACTGGTAGATCTCGTCCGGCTTGGGATCGTCGGTATCCTGGCGCACCTGGGTGCACAGGCCCACTATCTTGGAGCCGGTCAGCACCTCGTCGGTCAGCTTGATCATCCGTTCGTTGGTGATCACCAGGGGGATGATCAGATAGGGGTACACCACCTGTCCCTTGACCGGCAGGATGGCCAGCTCGGACGGGATCTTGATGTCCTTGTTTTCCTTGGTATCTTTGGTTTCTTCGGGCATGATATGTAAGGCGTTCCTTAAGTTTTCTGTTTGCAGTTGGGATGTTATTTATTTGCCACAAAGCATGCACTGAGCGGGGCCGAAGGGACACTAAGACACAATCACAACTTCCGATTTCCCATTTTTATCCGACGAAGCCTTGGCGTAGTTGGATCCTATTTATTTAATTGGCCTCGCCATTACTCCACCGGGACCTCCACCGTCCGCTTGATGTCCTTGGGCAGTCTGATGTCCAGGATCCCGTTGCTGAAACTGGATTTGATCTGGTCGGATGCGATCCCCTGGGGCAGGGACACCATCTTCTCGAACTGGCCCTGGATGATCTCCATCTTGTGGTACCACCTTTTTCCGTCCCCGTGGGCCAGCTCCCGACGCAAGCCCCGGATGCAGAGGCTGTCGTTGATCAAAGTGATGGCGATGTCGCCTTTGGCCACCCCGGCCAGCTCCAGCTTGATCACGAACTCCTGCTCGGTCTCGTAGACGTCGGCATAGGGCTGCCAAGCCGCCTGGTCGTTCAGGTGGTACGAGGGATGGGCCAGCTGGCCCAGGTCCTGAAAGAGCCTGCCCAGATCCTGCCGGATGACCTTGACAAATTTTACATCGTCTTCGGACATTTTGTTGCTCCTTATTACCGCTTTGCGG is part of the bacterium genome and harbors:
- a CDS encoding LON peptidase substrate-binding domain-containing protein, producing the protein MPEETKDTKENKDIKIPSELAILPVKGQVVYPYLIIPLVITNERMIKLTDEVLTGSKIVGLCTQVRQDTDDPKPDEIYQFGTAALIIKMLRFPDGSIRLLVQGLNRIRLAKFTQTEPYFKAKVEVIKEKARKTIESEALMRNVSSLFQKIINLAPYLPDELQTVALNVEDPSKLADLVASNLNLSVAERQTILETVEPKERLEKLIPMLTKELSILELGDKIRGQVKAEMDKDQRNYFLREQIKAIQRELGEGDEYSVEINTLRDKIEKANFSPEALKAAKEELDRMARMPPHAAEYTVSRTYIDWMLNLPWTKSTVDNMDIIEARKILDQDHYDLVKVKDRIVEYLAVRKLKNDAKGPILCFVGPPGVGKTSLGRSIARALGRKFYRMSLGGVRDEAEIRGFR
- a CDS encoding Hsp20/alpha crystallin family protein; the encoded protein is MSEDDVKFVKVIRQDLGRLFQDLGQLAHPSYHLNDQAAWQPYADVYETEQEFVIKLELAGVAKGDIAITLINDSLCIRGLRRELAHGDGKRWYHKMEIIQGQFEKMVSLPQGIASDQIKSSFSNGILDIRLPKDIKRTVEVPVE